From the Halorhabdus utahensis DSM 12940 genome, one window contains:
- a CDS encoding signal recognition particle protein Srp54, whose translation MVLDDLGSSLRGALDGLRGKSRISEEDVQAVVKEIQRSLLQADVDVDLVMDLSDSIETRALEEEPPAGTSARDWVLRIVYEELVDLVGESTELPLEPQTIVLAGLQGSGKTTSAAKIAWWFSKKGLRPAVIQTDTWRPGAYEQAEEMAERAEVDFYGDPDEDDAVKIARDGLEATDDADVQIVDTAGRHALEDGLIDELEDIESVADPDHNLLVLDAAIGQEAKEQASRFEDAVGIDGVVITKLDGTAKGGGALVAVNETDSTIAFLGTGETVKDVERFEPSGFISRLLGMGDLQQLTERVERAMEETQAEEGDWGPEDMLDGEFTLKDMRKQMEAMNKMGPLDQVMDMIPGLGGGMMDQLPDDAMDVTQERMRDFEVIMDSMTEAELENPRQIGRSRTERIARGSGKPKDRIRELLEQHKMMDRTLNQFQGMGDADMERMMKQMEGGDMGDMGDMGGMGGMGGGGNPF comes from the coding sequence ATGGTACTCGACGATCTGGGATCGTCCCTGCGGGGGGCCCTCGACGGCCTCCGGGGGAAGTCCCGCATCAGTGAAGAGGACGTCCAGGCGGTCGTCAAGGAGATCCAGCGATCGCTGCTCCAGGCCGACGTCGACGTCGACCTGGTGATGGACCTCTCCGACAGCATCGAGACCCGCGCCCTGGAGGAGGAGCCGCCGGCCGGCACCTCCGCCCGGGACTGGGTACTGCGCATCGTCTACGAGGAACTCGTCGACCTGGTCGGCGAATCGACCGAGCTTCCCCTGGAACCCCAGACGATCGTGCTGGCGGGCCTCCAGGGATCAGGGAAGACCACCTCCGCGGCGAAGATCGCCTGGTGGTTCTCGAAGAAGGGGCTCCGTCCCGCAGTCATCCAGACCGACACCTGGCGGCCCGGAGCCTACGAACAGGCCGAGGAGATGGCCGAGCGAGCGGAAGTCGACTTCTACGGCGATCCCGACGAGGACGACGCGGTCAAGATCGCCCGCGACGGACTCGAAGCGACCGACGACGCGGACGTCCAGATCGTCGACACGGCGGGCCGACACGCCTTAGAGGACGGGCTTATCGACGAACTCGAAGACATCGAATCGGTCGCCGACCCGGACCACAACCTGCTGGTGCTCGACGCCGCGATCGGCCAGGAAGCCAAAGAACAGGCCAGCCGCTTCGAGGACGCGGTCGGCATCGACGGCGTCGTGATCACCAAACTCGACGGGACGGCCAAGGGTGGCGGTGCCCTCGTCGCCGTCAACGAGACCGACTCGACCATTGCCTTCCTGGGCACCGGCGAGACGGTCAAGGACGTCGAGCGCTTCGAGCCCTCGGGGTTCATCTCCCGGCTGCTCGGGATGGGTGACCTCCAGCAACTCACGGAACGCGTCGAACGCGCGATGGAGGAAACCCAGGCAGAAGAGGGTGACTGGGGGCCGGAGGACATGCTCGATGGCGAGTTCACCCTCAAGGACATGCGCAAGCAGATGGAGGCGATGAACAAGATGGGGCCGCTGGATCAGGTCATGGACATGATCCCCGGCCTCGGCGGCGGGATGATGGATCAGTTGCCCGACGACGCCATGGACGTCACCCAGGAGCGCATGCGTGACTTCGAGGTTATCATGGACTCGATGACCGAGGCCGAACTCGAGAACCCGCGCCAGATCGGCCGCAGCCGGACCGAACGCATCGCGCGAGGTTCGGGCAAGCCCAAAGACCGCATCCGGGAACTCTTAGAGCAGCACAAGATGATGGATCGGACCCTCAATCAGTTCCAGGGCATGGGCGACGCCGACATGGAACGCATGATGAAGCAGATGGAGGGCGGCGACATGGGGGACATGGGCGATATGGGCGGGATGGGTGGCATGGGCGGCGGCGGCAACCCGTTCTGA
- a CDS encoding ABC transporter ATP-binding protein, translated as MSIDLDDDEVFEDVRDRADRPMRRLFSEYGGRYSFPFVIGFVSSVAARILDLLPPLLLTLAIDAIFDDQQYSLWLVPQSLIPKTQSAQLWLTVGIIAAAFLIGAGFHWTRNWGWNTFAQNIQHNVRTDTYDKMQRLNMDFFADKQTGELMSILSNDVNRLERFLNEGMNAFFRLSIMVLGISVILFYWNWQLALVTLGVVPLIGFFTYKFVETIQPKYADVRSSVGQLNSRLENNLGGIQVIKAANTETFESDRVDDVSEDYFDANWDAIGTRIKFFPGLRLLSGVGFVVTFLVGGLWVFTSQTTGTGPWFFTGKLSVGEFVGFILLSQRFIWPMAQFGQIINMYQRAHASSERIFGLMDTPSRIVEDPDAEPLAVTDGHVEFDDVTFGYDDEETIVEDIAFEVEGGDTVALVGPTGAGKSTVMKLLLRMYDVDEGAIEIDGTDLRDATIPSLRQALGYVSQETFLFYGTVRENIEYGTFDAEKEAVVEAAKMAEAHRFIQNLPDGYDTKVGERGVKLSGGQRQRIALARAILKDPEILVLDEATSDVDTETEMLIQRSLDKLTADRTTFAIAHRLSTIKDAEKIVVIEDGRIVERGTHEDLLADDGLYAKLWAVQAGEIDELPQEFIERAAERRAQTESEADD; from the coding sequence ATGAGCATCGACCTCGACGACGACGAAGTATTCGAGGACGTCCGCGACCGCGCGGATCGCCCGATGCGCCGGCTGTTTTCCGAATACGGGGGACGATATTCGTTCCCGTTCGTGATCGGGTTCGTCAGTAGCGTCGCCGCCCGGATCCTCGACCTGCTTCCGCCCCTCCTGCTTACGCTCGCCATCGACGCCATCTTCGACGACCAGCAGTACAGCCTCTGGTTGGTCCCCCAGTCGCTGATTCCCAAAACCCAGAGCGCACAGCTCTGGCTCACCGTCGGTATCATCGCCGCCGCGTTCCTGATCGGGGCCGGCTTCCACTGGACGCGCAACTGGGGGTGGAACACCTTCGCTCAGAACATCCAGCACAACGTCCGGACGGACACCTACGACAAGATGCAGCGCCTCAACATGGACTTCTTCGCCGACAAGCAGACCGGCGAACTCATGTCGATCCTCTCGAACGACGTCAACCGGCTCGAACGCTTCCTCAACGAGGGGATGAACGCGTTCTTCCGGCTGTCGATCATGGTGCTCGGGATCTCCGTGATCCTCTTCTACTGGAACTGGCAGCTCGCGCTGGTGACACTCGGCGTCGTCCCCCTGATCGGCTTTTTCACCTACAAGTTCGTCGAAACTATCCAGCCCAAGTACGCCGACGTCCGTTCGTCCGTGGGCCAGCTCAACTCACGCCTGGAGAACAACCTCGGGGGCATCCAGGTCATCAAGGCCGCCAACACCGAGACCTTCGAATCCGATCGGGTGGATGATGTCTCCGAAGACTACTTCGACGCCAACTGGGACGCCATCGGCACCCGGATCAAGTTCTTCCCCGGCCTCCGGCTGCTGTCGGGCGTCGGGTTCGTCGTCACCTTCCTCGTCGGCGGCCTGTGGGTGTTCACCTCCCAGACCACCGGAACCGGGCCGTGGTTCTTCACGGGCAAGCTCTCGGTGGGGGAGTTCGTCGGCTTCATCCTGCTGTCCCAGCGGTTCATCTGGCCGATGGCGCAGTTCGGGCAGATCATCAACATGTACCAGCGCGCCCACGCCTCCAGTGAGCGTATCTTCGGGCTGATGGACACGCCCAGCCGGATCGTCGAAGACCCCGACGCCGAACCCCTCGCGGTAACCGACGGCCACGTCGAATTCGACGATGTCACCTTCGGCTACGACGACGAGGAGACCATCGTCGAGGACATCGCCTTCGAGGTCGAGGGCGGCGATACCGTCGCCTTAGTCGGTCCGACCGGCGCGGGCAAGTCCACCGTGATGAAGCTCCTCCTCCGGATGTACGACGTCGACGAGGGAGCCATCGAGATCGACGGGACGGACCTCCGGGACGCCACTATTCCGAGCCTCCGGCAGGCGCTCGGGTACGTCAGCCAGGAGACGTTCCTGTTCTACGGCACGGTCCGGGAGAACATCGAGTACGGCACGTTCGACGCCGAGAAGGAGGCAGTCGTCGAGGCGGCCAAGATGGCCGAAGCCCACCGCTTCATCCAGAACCTGCCCGACGGCTACGACACGAAAGTCGGCGAGCGCGGCGTGAAGCTCTCGGGTGGCCAGCGCCAGCGGATCGCCCTCGCGCGAGCGATTCTCAAGGATCCCGAGATCCTCGTTCTGGACGAGGCGACCTCCGACGTCGACACCGAGACGGAGATGTTGATCCAGCGCTCGCTGGATAAACTCACCGCCGACCGGACGACCTTCGCCATCGCCCACCGGCTCTCGACGATCAAGGACGCCGAGAAGATCGTCGTGATCGAGGACGGCCGGATCGTCGAACGCGGCACCCACGAGGACTTACTCGCCGATGACGGCCTCTACGCCAAGCTCTGGGCCGTCCAGGCCGGCGAGATCGACGAACTGCCCCAGGAGTTCATCGAGCGGGCTGCCGAACGCCGTGCCCAGACGGAATCGGAAGCCGACGACTGA
- the pheA gene encoding prephenate dehydratase yields the protein MRTITLGPSGTYSHRAASALSESVEFTESVTAIVEAVADGEYDRGVIPIENSIEGSVTESLDALADSDVAVVAEIITPIRHGLMAQSEDFDLVASHAQALAQCRSYLEEHHPDADLEAVASTARGVEHAREDSTVAAIAHPDNAGAELSVLAEDIQDQSSNATRFFAIADPQTRSIEGGNTSLIVYPNVDYPGLLLELLEPFADRDVNLSRLESRPSGERLGDYVFHIDVEAGLYEQRLQDALDEIEELASEGWVRRLGSYDTRHVVE from the coding sequence ATGCGAACGATCACGCTCGGCCCGTCGGGCACCTACTCTCATCGGGCCGCGTCGGCGCTTTCGGAATCCGTCGAGTTCACCGAGTCCGTCACGGCGATCGTCGAGGCGGTCGCCGACGGCGAGTACGACCGCGGGGTCATCCCCATCGAGAACAGCATCGAGGGCAGCGTCACCGAATCGCTGGACGCGCTGGCGGATTCCGATGTCGCGGTCGTTGCGGAGATCATCACGCCGATCCGCCACGGTCTCATGGCCCAGAGTGAGGATTTCGATCTCGTCGCGAGCCACGCCCAGGCACTCGCCCAGTGCCGGAGTTATCTCGAAGAGCATCACCCCGATGCTGACCTGGAAGCCGTCGCGAGCACGGCACGCGGCGTCGAGCACGCCCGCGAGGACTCCACAGTCGCCGCCATCGCCCATCCCGACAACGCGGGCGCGGAGTTGTCTGTCCTCGCCGAAGATATTCAGGATCAGTCCTCGAACGCGACGCGCTTTTTCGCCATCGCTGACCCGCAGACCCGCTCGATCGAGGGCGGGAACACCTCGCTGATCGTCTACCCGAACGTCGACTATCCCGGCCTCCTGCTCGAACTCCTCGAACCGTTCGCCGACCGGGACGTCAACCTCTCGCGACTGGAGTCCCGACCCAGCGGCGAGCGGCTGGGCGACTACGTCTTCCACATCGACGTCGAGGCCGGCCTCTACGAACAGCGACTGCAGGATGCCCTGGATGAAATCGAGGAACTGGCCAGCGAAGGGTGGGTCCGGCGACTCGGCTCCTACGATACGCGTCACGTGGTCGAGTAG